GGGACTGCTCGAGCCGGACGCGTTCGGACCGAATATTGTTCCTGACTATTTTGAGGACGAGAGCCTCAACATGGTGATGAACGCGGTCCTGCACTCGACCCTGCAGAAGTTCGATGTATTAAATGACCTTGAACGCCGGCTAACAAGCCTGAAAGCGTTCCTGGACAACCGGTTCGCATCGAAAAGCTTGGTACTCAGCAGGGGCGAAGGCATGCGTTTCGTATCCGATACCGATCAGGAGATCCGGCCGGCGCAGTTGTCTTCCGGCGAACAGCAGATGATGGTGTTGGCATATGAAATATTGTTTCGGGCGAAGCCCAACACGCTGGTCATTGTTGACGAGCCAGAGTTATCGCTCCACGTGTTATGGCAGGACTCCCTCATCGACGACCTCACAAGTATGGGCAACATCGCGGGGCTTCAGTTCCTGATGGCGACGCACTCTCCGACGATTCTCGCGGAGCACCCGGAGCTCGAGCGAGCTCTCTCGTCCCGATGACTTCGTTGAGCTTCCCAAGCCCCGCAGCATTCACCCAGTCGCTGAGGATGCGGAGGAGTGGTTCAGTGCCCGGGACGCGGTTCCTAGTCGTTGAAGGCGTCTCAGACAAGAAGTCGTTTCATCCCCTCCTTGACCCTCACCTCCACTATGTTCCCGCCCGGGGAAAAGACATGGTGCTCTTCGCGTTTGAGACTTTGACTCTTGAAGGGGTAAATGACTGTCTCTTCGTTGTCGACTGCGATGGTGGTACTGAGTCCAAGTGGTTGGGACGGCATGGACTTGTTATCAGCAACAACCGAGATCTCGACGCAGATCTGCTTTTCGATCTGAATGCCTTTGACCGGGTGGCGCTCGAATATTTATCTGGATTTGGCCAAACTGCGGAGGAATGTGCTGCTGTTGGACAAGAACTTCTCGCGTATGCCCGAGCGTTGAGTGCAGATTTCGGTGTCGTCCTCGACGCTGCTCGAGATACAGGAGCGCCCACGAAGGTGTACGACGAAAACCGAGGAAGCCGGCGACGGCTCCAGCTTCTCGATTTTGACGATTCGGTCGCTTGGATCCAGAACTTCGTTCCCGTTGATCGGGAAGAGTTGGCGACACTAGCCGCGGGGGCCCTCGGGTGGACTGACGATCAACTTGCGGGGGTAATTATCGAGGTCACGGGCGGTGCGCTTAAGGCTTGTCGAGCTCACGGCCTTCCGAGATGTGCGGAATGTACGCCGAGACATTTCAGCAGCGGCCACGACCTCGTTGACATTCTTTCATTGTCGCTATCACAACGCTGCGGGTTCGTCGTATCGAGTGGCGAGCTCGCTCGCGCGACTAGACTCGCAGCTTCAACGCAGTCCGTAAGCGCTTGGAGCGTGGCTCGACGGGTGGGCGGCTGGCTTGCGCCGGGCTAGGCGCGAGCCGAAGCTCTCCATCAGTTTAGAAACGGAGTTCCGCTCTGTGCAGCTGCTGGAGCCCCGCTCGAGGACGGACAATTGCCACAATGGAGTGAGTTCGATGTGATCGCAGTCATTCTCTAGGCCGGCGGAAGCACGGAAGTCCGCGCATTTGCATCACGGTGACGGTGCTTCAAAGGCGGTCAAGTTTTCGAGTCCTCAGGGGCACCTTGGCGATCGCGGCGAGTGTACCCACCGCAATGTCGGCTCTAATGGAACTGCCGCTCGCCTCACCGGCGGCGGCGATGAGGCGCGGCCCCTATCGAACGCCCGAGTGGGCAGCGAGGGGGGATACCCAGCCTCGGTATGGGCATGTAGCAGTGGCTAGTGTTGAACTGATGCCCTACACCACCCACCAGGCTCCCCGGCCCGCCGCAATAGTGTGCGACATCGACGGGACACTCTGCGACGTACGGTCCATTCGCTACTTGGTCGAGCTACCGAGCCATCGGTCGACAAGAAACCGTGACTACAACGCTTTCCACTCTCAGTCCATCAACTGCCCCGCGTTTCCTGAAGTCGTTGGCCTTCTTGATGAGGCCAGGCGACGCGGCCGTGCCATTCTGCTTGCGACCGGTCGAGAGGAGAAGTGGGCTTTCCTCACATCGTTGTGGCTCAAAGAGCGCGGAGTTGAATATGACGAGCTGCTCATGAGGCCTAGAAACGACTTCAGAGCGGATGTTGACATAAAGGCATCAATTGCCGAAGACGTCACGAGTCGTTACCAAATCGAACTCGCCGTCGACGACCGACCCGAGATCATTGAGGTCTGGAAAGCGACCAGATTCCCGACCCGGATCGTCGATCCAGATGGCCACCTCGGTGATCTTGTGATGCCTTGATACGAACACGACGGTAGTACGCGGGGTCCTCCTAGCCTTTCCATCGAGGCGCTAGCGCGTCGTCTAAAAGGTCCCTCTTGTTATGCATTAGCCTTTTCATACTCGTCCCGGACCACAGGAGGTCGTTGTGCCCGCTTCTCCGATCGTCGAACCTGCGCAGATCGGCATCGGACCAGCGGTCGAGGGCTCCAAGCTGGACCCATTTCTCCGGTGGGCCGGCGGCAAGCGCTGGCTAGTGCCCCAGGTTCTTGAGCTGCTTCAGAGCGTGGAGATCAAGCGTTACCACGAACCATTCCTGGGGGGCGGCTCCATCTTCTTCGGCCTCCGTTGCGAAAGTGCACAGCTCTCGGACCTGAACTCAGATCTGATCGAGGTGTACTCCGAAGTGCGCGATCGACCTCGAGCAATCGCGGAGATGCTGCAGCGGTTCTCCAATACTGCGGCCGAGTACTATGCGCTACGCGCGGTGGTTCCAGAGGACGCAACCGAGCGAGCTGCGAGATTCATTTTCTTGAACCACACCTCCTATAACGGGATCTTTCGAGTGAACCTCAAGGGCCAGTACAACGTCCCTTACGGGCGCCGAAAGAGCGCCAATGTTCCTGGCGTGGAGCGTCTAGTAGCCGCAAGTGATCGCCTAAAAAACGTCAATTTGACAGCATCGGACTTTGAAACGGCGATGTCCAAGGTTGAAGCCGGCGACGTCGTGTTCTTGGACCCGCCCTATACGGTCGCGCACAATAACAACGGATTTGTTAAGTACAACCAGCACCTGTTCTCATACGACGACCAGAAGCGGTTGGCGCGGGTCGTATCTGAGGTGGCAGGTCGGGGGGCTCTATTCATCCTGACGAACGCGGCCCATGGTTCCATTGACGAGCTTTTTGGGCCGCTTGGCCGCAAAGTCACGGTAAGCCGGCGAAACGCGGTTGGGGGCGCAAAGGCGAAGCGTGGCCGGACAGAGGAATATCTGTTCACAAATATCGAGAAGAAATGACTGCATTGCTCGAGCTAATTCCGCAACGAAGCGTCAAGCGCGAGACCACTCGGCGTCTCTCGCCATACTTGCGAGAGAAGATCCCCATCATTCGTCGCGCCGAGTATGAGGCGGACGGCTGGGTCGTCGACAAGTTTCTGAAGAACGACGTCTGGATGCGCAAATTAAAGGCGCACGACCTTGCGTTCGAAGATAAGGTCTGGGCCGTGTGCGCCCGCCTAGGCTTCCAGCACCTCAGCAAGGGTCGCACGCTTCGGATTCCGTACGGCAAGGGGGCGAATGAGTCCAAGCAGGTCGACGTACTAGCAGCTGACGACGAAGTGGTGCTTGTTATCGAATGTAAGTCTTCCGAAAGCGAGCAGTCTCCCACCCAAGCGTTCAAGACAGAGATTGAGAGCATTCAGGGCTATCGCGCGGGCTTAATCGGGTCCATTCGTCAGGAGTTTCCTGATCACAAGGTGAAGTTCGTATTTGCAACTAACAACATCAACGTAACCAAGGAGACGCAGGAGAGGATCGCCGGAGCAGACATCGCCTATCTCGACGAGGAGGCGATCGACTACTACTTCGAGCTTTCTACCCACTTGGGAAGCGCTGCCAAGTTCCAGCTGCTCGGAAACCTTTTCCAAGGACAGCAAATCTCCGCTATGGACGGAAAAGTAGCGGCCATCGGCGGAAAAATGGGGGGCTATCGCTACTACTCCTTCGCCATTGAGCCCGAGCGTCTACTTAAAATCGCTTACGTTCTTCACCGGAACAGCGCTAACCGGCGATGGATGCCTACTTACCAGCGAATCATCAAGAAGTCACGCTTGAAGAAAGTTGCAGACTTCGTCGATAAGGGCGGCTTCTTTCCTAACTCGTTGATTCTAAATATCGATAACAACGGCAGGCCGCTACGTTTCGACCGCGCGGATAAGCCTGTGGGCCCGACGTCAGTCGGTGTCTTGCATCTTCCGCGAAAGTATCGCTCTGCGTATGTGATCGATGGGCAACACCGCTTGTATGGATTCGCTAACTCGGATCGTGCCAAGAGCGAACTCGTCCCGGTTGTCGCCTTCGTGGATCTTCCCGGAGAAAAGCAGCTTGAGCTATTTATGCAAATCAATGAGAACCAACAAGCGGTTCCGAAGAACCTGCAAAACACTCTGAACGCGGACCTTCTTTGGGCGAGCCCTGACAAGAAGAAGCAAGCAAACGCACTGAAGTTGAAGGTTGCCCAGCTTCTGGGGGAACTCAAATCTTCGCCTCTGCGTGGTCGCGTGGTCCTCGGTGAGGAACAGCTCACCGAGCGCCGTTGCATCAGCTTGGACGCCGTCCAGCGGGGCATCGATCGAGGTAGATTCATCGGCGACTTCGCCCCGTCAGGGCCGAAAAAATTCGGCTCCTTCTATCGGACTTCCAACGAAGACACTTATGAACCGCTGACCGACTTCTTGGAGCTGTGCTTTGCGCACCTTAGAGACGAGCTCCCTACCCAGTGGAACCTGGGTCGCGGTGAGGGTGGTTTCGTATTTACGAATGCCGGCGTGGAGGCGCTCCTCCGGGTAATAGGCGACGCAGTCGAGTATCTACAGGCGGAACATAAAGTCGATCCCCGCGAGAATCGGCCGCAAGACGTGTTTGTCCAGGTGCGCCCAATTCTTTCGCAACTCACGGAGTACATCGGCGGCCTGAGCACTGAGGACATTGCGGAGTTCAGAAGTTGGCTGGGTAGCGGTGGTCCAACCAAATACACGCGACGGTTCCAAGCAGCGTTGCATGAGGTGGTAGATGGATTTGAGCCTGAGGGTCTGCTCGATTGGTTGGCTAACCAGGACAAACAATTTAATCTCGAGTCCTACGCGATGGTTAGCGACATCGAAGCCCACTTGAAGAAGGAAATTCGGCAGAAGTTGGAAGACGAATTCGGGGCCAGTTGGTACAAAGACGGCGTCCCTAAAAAGGTTTTCCAATCGGCACAGAGCCTTCGGGCCGAAAAGCAGTATGAGGCGCCACCCGGAGAAACGGTCGATTGGTGGGATTGCCTGTTCCTCATCGACTACCGAGACATCGTCCTTCACGGCAACATGACTCTGTGGAACAAGCTGTATGACAAGGACTTCACTCTTCCTAGCGATAGAAAGGCATCGAGCTGGAAAGACAAGTCGAGCTGGATCGTCGAGCTGAATGACGTTCGGAAAAAGGTCATGCATGGAGGAAGCGTGACTGAGGACGAACACGGGTTCCTTCAGTCCCTGCACTCGCACTTTGATCTCGGCGGAACTGGAAAGAACGTATAGGCGATGTTTTGGCGGGTGAGCTCCAGGCTATGACCGAATCAGCGCGGGCTACGGTCCGCCAGTGGATTATTAGCGCTGTTTCTCTGCTCGGTGATCAGGCATACCGGCGAAACGTACATGACACCATCGAGAAACTCTATGGCGCTACTTTCACCCAAGAAGACCGCAAGCCTCGAAGGGGAAGAGGTGGCGAGCCTGCGTGGCAGAACAATGTCGACTCGGCCTATCACCTGATGAAGCGCCGAGGCGAGATGCTGCCCTCGACGAGAAGTGACGTGTGGCGACTCAGCCCGGCCGTCAGGATGGATGTCGACGCGACGGCGAGGCGAGACTTGGACGCACAAGTAGGCGACGACCCGTTAGCCAACTTTCGGCCAAAGGATGCGGGCGAATATGTGGCGCAGATCGAAGGGCGGACAATCAATAAGCGCCGCGAGCACGAGCGCGTACTGAGCGAGTACGGCCTGGCTGCCAGCCTGTTGGGTTGGCGACCGTCGACCGATGTACACCCGCGCGACCTCGAGCTAGCGCGCGAAACGGCTAGAGTTCTGGTGGAAGTCAAGCAGATCGCACAAGGCAACTCGACGAAGGCCGTCCGAGAGGCCGTCTCACAGCTGCTTGAGTACAGCTACTACTTCTACCCGGCCAAAGGGCACCACGTACGCAAGCTCGCGGTTTTCTCGGAGCCGATTGGTTCTGCGCATGCTGAGTACTTGTCGTCACTACAGATCGCTGCCGTGTGGATCGACGATGACTTGGGCTGGGATGGGAACAGTCTTAGCAAGCAGTGGGCCCTATTGCCAAACGAATCTGCGCGGACATCGTAGCCAAGGCGGCATGCCTATCTCTAAACCGTCACCGTGGGCCTGCGACGGAAGACCCAGACGGGCCGGCACTGCGGCGCTCCACCGGCTGCTGCAGGCGTCGACCAGGCGATCACCCCACCGTCCTCACGCCCCCGACCCTCGCCGCCGCCGCACAAGCGCGACGACGATGAGCACGACTCCGACGATAAGCACGATGGGGCCGATCGTGCCCCACAGCGGGGAGCCGCTCATGACGGAGCCGCCGAGCACGTTCAGCCCTTGAAGCGTCCACAGGAGTCCGATGAGGACGAGCACGATGCCGATGACGAGGAACAGCCACTTCGTTTTCACGTTGTGAGGGTACGTCTCATGGTGCCATCCGTGCATGCGCCGTCGGGATCTTGGACGAGTCGTCAGTCCTGCGGAGGGCGACGCAGGCGCTTGATGTCGGTGCGCCGCTTCTTCGCCTCCAGACGCCGTTGCCGGGCGCCGCGACTCGGCCTCGTCGGTCGTCGCGGCGCTGCCGGCGGCAGGAGGGCCTCGGCGACCAGATCTGCCATCCGGACGCGCGCGGCGTCCCTGTTGCGCAGTTGCTCGCGGTGCTCGGATGCCGCGATCGTCAGCTTCCCGTCGACGATGCGACCGCCCAGACGCTCGATGAGCCGCTCGCGTTGGAGGGGTGAGAGAACGGTGGAGCCCGCCACATCCCACACCAGTTCCACCCGCGAGTCGGCCGTGTTCACCCCTTGCCCGCCGGGACCCGATGATCGCGAGAACCGCCACGACAACTCGGACTCGGGGATCGTCAGTCCCGAGTTGACCCGGAGGCCGGGACGATGGACAGCGGGCATGGGTCCATCATCCTCTCGCGTCGGGCAGCTGAGCCGGTCGAAGTTCTCCGAGGAAATGCGCCGAGCTTGTTCCAATCGGGAAATTGCTAGCTAAGGTAGATAAATCGGGCCGTCCCAGGGACATCGGGGCAGAGCGCGGGGCTTCGTTGGCGAATGGATCGGTTGCATGGGCTGGATCATTTCGAACATCAGCCTCATCGGCGAGCTCACTCTCAACCATGTCCTTCTGAGCGTCCCGCCCATTCTGATCGGGTTCTTCGTCGCCGTGCCGCTGGGATGGCTCGCCAGTCGATGGAGGCCCTGGCGGTCGATCATCGTCGGCGGCGGGAGCCTGCTTTATACGATTCCGTCGCTTCCGCTGTTCGTGATCCTCCCTTATCTGCTGGGCACCCGGATCACAGACCCGGTCAACATCGTGGTCGCGCTGACGATCTACGCGGTCGCCGTGATGGTTCGCTCCGCGTCGGATGCGTTCGTCTCCGTTCCGGCGGACACCGTCGAGGCCGCGACGGCGGTCGGTCACTCCCGGTGGTCGCTCTTCTGGGCGGTCGAACTGCCGCTGGCCGGTCCAGTCCTCTTGGCCGGCATCAGAGTGGTGTCGGCGAGCACGGTCGCCCTCGTCTCGGTCGGCGCGCTCGTCGGGTCGGCGAATCTGGGTTACCTGTTCACCGACGGGCTGCAACGGCAGTTCTTCGAAGAGATCATGGTCGGTGTCGTCGCGAGTTTGCTGATCGCGCTCGTCTTCGACACGATCCTGGTCCAGACCGGGCGCCTTCTGATGCGCTGGCCCCACGCGACGCAGCGTCGGCGACGAGAGCCATCCCTCGTCGTCCTCGAGCGGGGAGCCTGACGATGCAGTTCTTCCTCAACGCTCTTGCGTGGCTCACGGATCCCGCCAACTACGTGCCGGGGTCCCAGAGCCCGCTGCCGATTCAGGACAGGATTCTTGAGCACTTGCTGTACACCGTCGTGGCGGTCGCAATCGCGGCGGTGATCGCCCTGCCGCTGGGCTTCTACATCGGCCACACGGGGCGCGGACGCCAGTTCGTCATCGGGTTCAGCGGCGCGATGCGGGCCCTGCCCACCCTCGGACTGCTGGGTGCACTCTTCGTCGTCATCGGACTGACCGTTCCCTTCACCGCGACGGCGTTCATCGCCTCCATGATCGCGTTCGTCGTCCTCGCGATACCTTCGATCCTCGCCGGAGCGTACGCGGGCGTGGAGTCGGTCGACCAGCAGGTCGTGGATGCCGCGCGGTCCGTGGGGATGACCGAGCTGCAGGTGCTGTTCAGGGTCGAGATCCCGCTCTCGCTTCCGCTGATCATCGGCGGGATCCGCGCGGCGGTACTGCAGGTCATCGCGACAGCGGTGATCGCGTCCTACATCTCGCTGGGCGGGCTCGGCGCCATCATCGCATCGGGGATCAGCCTCAACGACAACAACCGCATCCTCGGGGGAGCCCTCCTGGTGACGGCGCTCGCCTTGGTCGTCGATGGTCTCTTCGCGCTCGTCCAGCGACTGACGCGACGCGACGCGCACCTCCGAGCCCCACGCCGTGCGCCGACTGTTCCCGAGCCAACCCTTCCGGCCCGCGCCCGCGGCCCGTTCGCCGAAGAAAGGAACCACTGATGTTCACTCCCAGAAAGAAGACCCGCGTGCTCGCGGGCATCGTCGGGATGGGCGTGCTCCTCGCGCTCTCGGCGTGCGCCACCTCGGACCCTACGAAGGCGGCGCCGGCCACCGGCGGCGCCAACGGCGCGAAAATCGTCGTCGGCTCCTTCAACTTCCCCGAGAGCGAGATCCTCGGCAACATGTACGCGCTCGCGTTGAAGAACGCCGGGTTCGACGTGACCACGAAGTTCAATCTCGGACCGCGCCAGACCACCATCCCCGCCCTCAAGGACGGCTCGATCAACCTGATGCCCGAATACAACGGCAATCTGCTGTTCTTCTACGACACGAAGGCGACAGCACGCACCACGGAAGAGGTGGATGCTGCGCTCAAGACGGCAGTGCCGAGCGATTTCCAGATCCTGAAGCCGTCGTCCGCCGAAGACAAGGATGCCTACGTGGTCACCCAGGCCATGGCCGACAAAGAGGGGCTCAACGCGATCGGCGACCTGTCCAAGATCGAGCCGTTCGCACTCGGCGCGAATCCTCAGTTCGGGGAGCTCCCGTACGGCATCCCGGGACTCAAAGGGACCTACGGCGTGACCAAGGTCACATTCACGTCGATCGAGGACTACGGCGGACCGGCGACCGTCAAAGCGCTCGTCGACAACGCGGTGCAAGTCGCAGACATCTACACCACGTCGCCCGACCTGGTGTCGAAGAAGCTGAAGGTGCTCGACGACCCGAAGCATCTCATCGCAGCGCAGAACGTCATCCCGTTCCTGAACAAGAGCATCTACAGCGCCAAGCTCGCCTCGGTGCTCGACGCGATCTCCGCAAAGCTCACGACCGACGAGCTGATCGCTCTCCGTGACCAGGTCGAGGGCTCGACGAAGACCCAGGCATCGACGGCGGCACGGGACTGGCTGACGAAGGAAGGACTCCTCAAGTAGCCGCGTCCGATCGTCGCCGCTCTCTAGCCCCGCCTCTCCCCGCAGTGCTACCTTCTCCGGTGTTTGTGGGGGGACGTGGCCGTATCGATGGAGATATAGGGAGTCATGTCGATGAGAACACTGAACATCGCCATTCGCGCGGGCGTGCCCGCGCTACTCGTCGCGGCGCTGGTCGCCGCCGGGGCCACGCCTGCGCAGGCGTGGCCGAAGCCGCCGAAGCCGCCGGACGGGACGGTGCAGGTTGTCGTGTCCGGGTTGGACAATCCGCGCGGTTTGACGTTCGGAACCGGCGGGCAGCTGTTCATCGCCGAAGCCGGGCACGGCGGGACGCTGCCGCTCGGCGGCGGACCCGAAGGCGGGGAGCAGTTCGCCGGCCTCACCGGAGGTCTCGGAGTGTGGGCCAACGGCACGCTGACGCATCCGATCACCGGGCTGTTCTCGGTCGCCGACCAGTCCGGCGCGGGCGCTGAGGGACTCGTCTCGGTGGATGCGCAGGGCAGGTGGGTGACCGGGCAGATGGCGCTGAACACGTCGCCCATCCCGCCGCTGCCACCGGGGAACCCGATCGTGGATGCGGCGCGCGCGCAGCTCGGACGCACGATCGCGCTCGACCCGCGTGCAGGCCGGTGGTCGCCGATCGCCTCGACGGGAGACGCGGACTACGCCTGGACCGCCGCGCACAAGTACCTGGTTCCGGACCAGTTCCCGGACGCCAACCCGAACTCGGTGATCACGGTCGGCAACACGCGCTACGTCGCGGACGCCGGCGCCAACATCCTCGCGAGGGTGGATCGGAACGGTACCGTGTCGACGGTGGCGTTCATGGGCGTCCCGAAAGGGTCGGTCACGGACAGCGTGAGCACGTGCGTCGCACAGGCGCGCGATGGCTCGCTCTACGTGACGGAGCTGCTGGGCGGGACGTACGCGCCGGGCGGCGCGCGCGTCTGGCAGGTGTGGCCGAACGGGATCGCGCGGGTCAAGTGGACGGGCTTCAGCACGATCCAGGGATGCGGCTTCGACGGACGCGGCAACTTCTATGTGACCGAGTTCCAGGTCAACGGGCTCAACCCGGGCCCGGGCGGCGATCCGGCCGGGGCGCTGGTGAAGATCAGCCCGAGCGGGCAGCGCACCACCTACGGGACGGGGCACCTGTTCTTCCCGTCGGGCTTCGCCTTCCGGGGCGGCAGCGCGTACGTGTCCAACTGGTCGATCATGCCGGCCAGCGGGAGCAACGGGCCCAGCGGGCAGGTGGTCCGCATCAACGTGGGGGAGTGAGCGGCGAGGGCACGCCGTCGTCCCTTCGGACGGTGGCGCGCCCTCCCGTCTCCGTCCATCCACGTGGATGAGTAGAGTGCGACGCGTGGACGATGACGCCGGTAAATGGTTCCTCAGCCGATCGGAGCGGGGAAACCCAGCGAGCGATCTTCAAGCGGGCGACGACGGGTCGTCGTCCTGGTCGGAGGGAAACCACGTTCGTCCGCTGGTGCACGGGGCGACGTACTTCGCCCGGTTGCACGAGGAGCTGACGGCACTCCGGCCGGGGGACCGGGTGTTCTTCACCGACTGGCGCGGGGATGCCGACGAGCGGCTGCTGCCGGACGGTCCCTCCATCGGCGAGGTGCTGTCGGAGCTCGCCCGGTCCGGGGTCGAGGTGCGCGGGCTGGTCTGGCGGTCGCACGGGGAGCGCGTGAAGGCGCCGATCAGCGGGATGTCCAACGAGCTGCTTGGGCGTCAGGTGAACGAGGCGGGCGGGGAGGTCCTGCTGGATCAGCGGGTGCGGCCGTTCGGGTCGCACCATCAGAAGTTCTTCGTGATCCGCCACCGCGACGACCCGTCGCGCGACGTCGCCTTCGTCGGCGGGATCGACCTCTCACACAGCCGCCGCGACGACGCCGAACACGCGGGGGATCCGCAAGCGGTGGACATGGATCCGCGGTACGGCGAACGGCCGCCGTGGCACGACGCCGCGCTCGAGCTGCGCGGCCCGGTGGTCGCGGATGTGCTCGAGGTGTTCGCCGAGCGCTGGAACGATCCGCATCCACTGGACCACCGCAACCCGTACCGGATGATGCTGCAGCGGTTCGCCGATATGCCGCAGCATCCGAAACCGTTGCCGGAGACCGCACCGCCGCCCCCGCGCGCAGGCTCGCACGCCGTGCAGCTCTTGCGGACGTACGGCCCGAAGCGGCCTCCCTTCCCCTTCGCGCCGGCGGGGGAGCGGAGCATCGCTCGCGCGTACGCGAAGGCGTTCGCCCGCGCCCGCTCGTTCATCTACATCGAGGACCAGTACCTGTGGTCGACCGAGGTCGCCGGGAGCATCGCCCAGGCGCTGGTCGACAACCCCCGGCTTCGGGTGATCGCGGTCGTCCCGCGGTATCCGGATTCGGACGGCCCGGTCACCGGGCCGCCCAGCCGTCTCGGCCAGCAGCGCGCGATCGCGCTGCTGCGGCGGACGGCTCCGGATCGCTTCGGCGTGTTCGACCTGGAGAACGGCGCCGGGACTCCCATCTACGTCCACGCGAAGGTCTGCATCGTCGACGACACGTGGGCCACGTGCGGGTCGGACAACTTCAACCGCCGCTCCTGGACCACGGACAGCGAACTCACCTGCGCGGTGTTCGACACAACGCCGGACCAGCCGGATGCACAGGGCGGATTCGCCCGCGACCTGCGCATGCAACTCTGGGCGGAGCACCTCGGCCTCGACCCGGACGACCGTCGGCTGCTCGATACCGATGGCGGGCTCGCGCTGTGGAAAGCGTCCGCCGGCGCGCTCGACGACTGGCATGCGAA
This region of Leifsonia sp. fls2-241-R2A-40a genomic DNA includes:
- a CDS encoding HAD family acid phosphatase; protein product: MPYTTHQAPRPAAIVCDIDGTLCDVRSIRYLVELPSHRSTRNRDYNAFHSQSINCPAFPEVVGLLDEARRRGRAILLATGREEKWAFLTSLWLKERGVEYDELLMRPRNDFRADVDIKASIAEDVTSRYQIELAVDDRPEIIEVWKATRFPTRIVDPDGHLGDLVMP
- a CDS encoding ScyD/ScyE family protein, which produces MRTLNIAIRAGVPALLVAALVAAGATPAQAWPKPPKPPDGTVQVVVSGLDNPRGLTFGTGGQLFIAEAGHGGTLPLGGGPEGGEQFAGLTGGLGVWANGTLTHPITGLFSVADQSGAGAEGLVSVDAQGRWVTGQMALNTSPIPPLPPGNPIVDAARAQLGRTIALDPRAGRWSPIASTGDADYAWTAAHKYLVPDQFPDANPNSVITVGNTRYVADAGANILARVDRNGTVSTVAFMGVPKGSVTDSVSTCVAQARDGSLYVTELLGGTYAPGGARVWQVWPNGIARVKWTGFSTIQGCGFDGRGNFYVTEFQVNGLNPGPGGDPAGALVKISPSGQRTTYGTGHLFFPSGFAFRGGSAYVSNWSIMPASGSNGPSGQVVRINVGE
- a CDS encoding ABC transporter substrate-binding protein, with the translated sequence MFTPRKKTRVLAGIVGMGVLLALSACATSDPTKAAPATGGANGAKIVVGSFNFPESEILGNMYALALKNAGFDVTTKFNLGPRQTTIPALKDGSINLMPEYNGNLLFFYDTKATARTTEEVDAALKTAVPSDFQILKPSSAEDKDAYVVTQAMADKEGLNAIGDLSKIEPFALGANPQFGELPYGIPGLKGTYGVTKVTFTSIEDYGGPATVKALVDNAVQVADIYTTSPDLVSKKLKVLDDPKHLIAAQNVIPFLNKSIYSAKLASVLDAISAKLTTDELIALRDQVEGSTKTQASTAARDWLTKEGLLK
- a CDS encoding Dam family site-specific DNA-(adenine-N6)-methyltransferase; the protein is MPASPIVEPAQIGIGPAVEGSKLDPFLRWAGGKRWLVPQVLELLQSVEIKRYHEPFLGGGSIFFGLRCESAQLSDLNSDLIEVYSEVRDRPRAIAEMLQRFSNTAAEYYALRAVVPEDATERAARFIFLNHTSYNGIFRVNLKGQYNVPYGRRKSANVPGVERLVAASDRLKNVNLTASDFETAMSKVEAGDVVFLDPPYTVAHNNNGFVKYNQHLFSYDDQKRLARVVSEVAGRGALFILTNAAHGSIDELFGPLGRKVTVSRRNAVGGAKAKRGRTEEYLFTNIEKK
- a CDS encoding DGQHR domain-containing protein, with protein sequence MTALLELIPQRSVKRETTRRLSPYLREKIPIIRRAEYEADGWVVDKFLKNDVWMRKLKAHDLAFEDKVWAVCARLGFQHLSKGRTLRIPYGKGANESKQVDVLAADDEVVLVIECKSSESEQSPTQAFKTEIESIQGYRAGLIGSIRQEFPDHKVKFVFATNNINVTKETQERIAGADIAYLDEEAIDYYFELSTHLGSAAKFQLLGNLFQGQQISAMDGKVAAIGGKMGGYRYYSFAIEPERLLKIAYVLHRNSANRRWMPTYQRIIKKSRLKKVADFVDKGGFFPNSLILNIDNNGRPLRFDRADKPVGPTSVGVLHLPRKYRSAYVIDGQHRLYGFANSDRAKSELVPVVAFVDLPGEKQLELFMQINENQQAVPKNLQNTLNADLLWASPDKKKQANALKLKVAQLLGELKSSPLRGRVVLGEEQLTERRCISLDAVQRGIDRGRFIGDFAPSGPKKFGSFYRTSNEDTYEPLTDFLELCFAHLRDELPTQWNLGRGEGGFVFTNAGVEALLRVIGDAVEYLQAEHKVDPRENRPQDVFVQVRPILSQLTEYIGGLSTEDIAEFRSWLGSGGPTKYTRRFQAALHEVVDGFEPEGLLDWLANQDKQFNLESYAMVSDIEAHLKKEIRQKLEDEFGASWYKDGVPKKVFQSAQSLRAEKQYEAPPGETVDWWDCLFLIDYRDIVLHGNMTLWNKLYDKDFTLPSDRKASSWKDKSSWIVELNDVRKKVMHGGSVTEDEHGFLQSLHSHFDLGGTGKNV
- a CDS encoding ABC transporter permease, whose product is MQFFLNALAWLTDPANYVPGSQSPLPIQDRILEHLLYTVVAVAIAAVIALPLGFYIGHTGRGRQFVIGFSGAMRALPTLGLLGALFVVIGLTVPFTATAFIASMIAFVVLAIPSILAGAYAGVESVDQQVVDAARSVGMTELQVLFRVEIPLSLPLIIGGIRAAVLQVIATAVIASYISLGGLGAIIASGISLNDNNRILGGALLVTALALVVDGLFALVQRLTRRDAHLRAPRRAPTVPEPTLPARARGPFAEERNH
- the arfB gene encoding alternative ribosome rescue aminoacyl-tRNA hydrolase ArfB produces the protein MPAVHRPGLRVNSGLTIPESELSWRFSRSSGPGGQGVNTADSRVELVWDVAGSTVLSPLQRERLIERLGGRIVDGKLTIAASEHREQLRNRDAARVRMADLVAEALLPPAAPRRPTRPSRGARQRRLEAKKRRTDIKRLRRPPQD
- a CDS encoding ABC transporter permease produces the protein MGWIISNISLIGELTLNHVLLSVPPILIGFFVAVPLGWLASRWRPWRSIIVGGGSLLYTIPSLPLFVILPYLLGTRITDPVNIVVALTIYAVAVMVRSASDAFVSVPADTVEAATAVGHSRWSLFWAVELPLAGPVLLAGIRVVSASTVALVSVGALVGSANLGYLFTDGLQRQFFEEIMVGVVASLLIALVFDTILVQTGRLLMRWPHATQRRRREPSLVVLERGA